The Candidatus Bathyarchaeota archaeon genome includes a window with the following:
- a CDS encoding GyrI-like domain-containing protein — protein MALDASLIMSSTDDYGACNTLSKSGEDIAFVLGSLANSKRLQLLASLLEGSHTFSVLQRVTGLGKTALAHHLRLLLKAGILKHIGKGRYELSIDGTEFVKTVTKTYASSIRRRELEAARHADYIQKVHTKKKEPKMKEFEVKIVRLEPMRVASAQVISTTPENDAWEKMRAWAEPKGLLEDLEKHPVFGFNNPNPSPDRKEYGYEFWIRVEPDVETGRDIKIKEFEGGLYAVTTCKLKEELESEFFQKEGYLESWKKLVEWVKSSKYMYGKHQGLEKAHDPNASEEGLVLDLYCPIEE, from the coding sequence ATGGCACTGGATGCAAGTCTAATCATGAGTAGCACAGATGATTACGGAGCCTGCAACACTCTGAGTAAATCTGGTGAAGACATAGCCTTTGTCTTAGGATCTCTAGCAAACAGCAAAAGATTGCAGTTACTTGCATCTCTACTCGAAGGATCGCACACGTTCAGTGTACTTCAGAGGGTAACAGGTCTTGGAAAAACAGCGTTGGCACACCATCTAAGACTACTCTTGAAAGCAGGAATCCTGAAACATATAGGTAAAGGCCGCTATGAGTTGAGCATTGATGGCACAGAATTTGTGAAGACAGTAACTAAAACCTATGCTAGCTCCATAAGACGACGAGAACTCGAGGCAGCAAGACATGCAGACTACATCCAGAAGGTGCATACCAAGAAGAAGGAACCAAAAATGAAAGAGTTTGAAGTAAAAATAGTGAGACTTGAACCGATGCGCGTAGCTAGTGCCCAAGTGATTAGTACAACACCTGAAAATGATGCATGGGAAAAGATGCGCGCGTGGGCTGAACCTAAAGGTCTCCTTGAAGACCTTGAGAAACATCCTGTATTTGGTTTCAACAATCCAAATCCCTCACCAGATCGAAAGGAGTACGGCTACGAGTTCTGGATCCGTGTGGAACCAGACGTAGAGACTGGAAGAGACATCAAGATCAAAGAGTTCGAAGGAGGACTCTATGCAGTCACGACATGTAAGTTGAAGGAAGAATTGGAGTCAGAATTCTTCCAGAAGGAAGGGTATCTTGAATCTTGGAAAAAGCTTGTGGAATGGGTTAAATCAAGCAAATACATGTATGGAAAGCATCAAGGTCTAGAGAAGGCTCACGATCCGAACGCATCAGAAGAAGGACTGGTTCTAGACCTATACTGCCCAATCGAAGAATAA
- a CDS encoding class I SAM-dependent methyltransferase yields the protein MTEWKQKRRHMCHYNRTAHIYDIRYTEEQNLKIKIAVESLKLGEQGSILDLGCGTGLLLPRIQEIAKSVVGLDVSKEMLKETASRIEQSANVHLILADADHTPLRNSYFDTIFAITLLQNMPNPSKTLQEAKRITEPNGSIIVTGLKKHFTEHSFVRFLKNAKLKTRLLKANDNLKCYIAICKNRK from the coding sequence ATGACTGAGTGGAAACAAAAACGCCGACATATGTGCCATTATAATCGCACCGCTCACATCTATGATATCCGCTATACCGAAGAGCAAAACCTCAAGATTAAGATCGCTGTGGAAAGCCTAAAACTTGGGGAACAAGGTTCTATTCTCGATTTGGGCTGCGGAACTGGGCTTCTCCTTCCAAGAATACAAGAAATAGCGAAAAGCGTTGTGGGTTTAGACGTGTCTAAGGAAATGTTAAAAGAGACAGCATCTCGCATAGAACAGTCAGCGAACGTTCACCTAATCTTAGCTGACGCAGACCACACTCCTCTCCGTAACAGCTACTTTGACACAATCTTCGCTATAACACTACTACAAAACATGCCAAATCCAAGTAAGACTCTTCAAGAAGCAAAGCGCATCACAGAACCCAACGGCTCAATAATTGTTACTGGCTTGAAAAAGCATTTTACTGAACATTCTTTCGTAAGATTTTTAAAAAACGCAAAACTGAAGACTAGATTGCTAAAAGCAAACGACAATCTGAAATGTTACATTGCGATATGTAAAAACCGCAAGTAA
- the nucS gene encoding endonuclease NucS — translation MSSREPVLILDNPRMDEDIENSIREALAQRKILLLIGNCWVDYKGRASSKLEPGERIVIIKEDGSVLVHRPSGYEAVNWQPPGCIFQSRVKDGILQITAVRRKPAESIRIYFNKIYLLSTMKLKDTGEFSLHASEEDMQKAILLKPSIIEEGFKPISYEKKVEPGFVDVYGIDREDKFVVVEIKRKTAGRNAALQLSMYVKAVQGIVNREVRGILAAPNIAKGTQRLLVTLGLSFKPLNPRKCAEILHKSQTLKLADFFEPSE, via the coding sequence GTGTCTAGTCGAGAACCTGTCCTTATTTTGGACAATCCAAGAATGGATGAAGATATAGAGAATTCGATAAGAGAGGCACTTGCCCAACGTAAAATCCTACTTTTGATTGGAAATTGCTGGGTTGACTACAAAGGTCGCGCCAGCAGCAAGCTTGAACCTGGAGAACGTATTGTCATAATAAAGGAAGATGGCTCCGTCTTAGTTCACCGACCAAGCGGTTACGAAGCTGTAAACTGGCAGCCGCCTGGATGCATCTTTCAATCTCGCGTTAAAGATGGTATTTTGCAGATTACCGCTGTGCGTCGCAAGCCTGCAGAGTCCATACGCATATACTTCAACAAAATCTACCTGCTCTCGACGATGAAGCTGAAAGACACAGGCGAGTTTTCGCTTCATGCAAGCGAAGAAGACATGCAGAAGGCGATTTTGCTGAAACCTTCAATCATAGAAGAAGGCTTCAAACCAATTAGCTATGAGAAGAAAGTTGAGCCTGGCTTCGTGGATGTTTACGGCATAGATAGAGAGGATAAGTTTGTCGTTGTAGAGATTAAACGAAAAACCGCAGGACGCAACGCTGCACTGCAGCTGTCCATGTATGTGAAAGCTGTGCAAGGCATAGTCAACCGTGAGGTAAGAGGTATACTTGCAGCGCCAAACATTGCAAAAGGAACACAACGGCTACTAGTCACGCTTGGATTAAGCTTCAAACCCTTAAACCCGCGAAAGTGCGCCGAAATTCTTCATAAATCGCAAACACTCAAACTTGCTGACTTCTTCGAGCCATCAGAATAG